The Saccharomyces mikatae IFO 1815 strain IFO1815 genome assembly, chromosome: 13 genome has a segment encoding these proteins:
- the NUP53 gene encoding FG-nucleoporin NUP53 (similar to Saccharomyces cerevisiae ASM4 (YDL088C) and NUP53 (YMR153W); ancestral locus Anc_2.369): MVDLHNHENTSRFSNVSVIAPESQGQQQKQQEQQQQQKQSAGQLKSLNSFSSVQQTTFMEAPSSTASAELNDNPAWFNNPRKRAIPNSIIKRSIGRSLSPVRSDTADAPVMFSNPNGFNNVTFGSKKDPRILKNVPQCENNNNTNNNNHNSDLSTVVFDSNEAPPKTSLADWQKEDGIYVSNNDNIKDPGMTTDITFDGKLTTSSSPYNGVEKTSRMFSFFDKSTKVSPIDSNETLAKCKEEDSSNWEDNAVIIFGYPESIANSVILHFSNFGEILEDFRIIKDLKKLNPKNKSNSQSLATQNYPIYTGDGWVKLTYNSELSKSRALQENGIIMNGTLIGCVSYSPAALKQLASLTKSMGTKGNKTGSDTNLNMNDPNSYRKTENFFERARTTAATLKVRNSEFKVSKNSSSFKNPRKLEIKDGRSLFLRNRGKIHSGVLSSIESDLKKREQTGRNKKSWLNRLNNWLFGWNDL; this comes from the coding sequence aGCAATCAGCGGGACAGTTAAAAAGTCTAAATAGCTTTTCGAGTGTACAACAAACGACATTCATGGAGGCTCCGTCTTCCACAGCCTCAGCAGAATTGAACGACAATCCAGCTTGGTTCAATAATCCAAGAAAGAGAGCTATTCcaaattcaataataaagagATCAATCGGTCGATCCTTAAGCCCCGTACGTTCTGATACTGCAGATGCTCCTGTGATGTTTTCTAATCCTAATGGGTTCAACAATGTCACTTTTGGCTCTAAAAAAGATCCGCGTATACTTAAAAATGTACCTCAATGtgaaaacaacaacaataccaacaacaacaatcaTAATTCTGATTTGAGCACAGTAGTTTTTGACTCTAATGAGGCACCACCCAAAACGTCTCTTGCTGATTGGCAGAAAGAAGACGGTATATATGTAAGTAACAATGACAATATCAAGGATCCTGGTATGACTACCGATATAACATTCGATGGAAAGCTCACAACGTCATCTTCACCTTACAATGGTGTAGAGAAAACCTCCAGGATGTTTAGTTTTTTTGACAAGAGTACGAAGGTGTCGCCGATTGATTCAAATGAAACTCTTGCCAAGtgtaaagaagaagattctTCGAATTGGGAAGATAATgctgttattattttcgGATATCCAGAATCGATTGCTAACTCTGTCatccttcatttttctAACTTTGGTGAAATTCTGGAAGATTTTAGGATAATAAAAGACTTAAAAAAGTTGAACCCAAAAAACAAGTCGAATAGTCAATCATTAGCTACTCAAAACTATCCCATATACACAGGAGATGGTTGGGTAAAACTGACATACAATTCTGAACTTTCTAAATCTCGTGCTttacaagaaaatggaattaTCATGAACGGTACATTGATTGGTTGTGTTTCATACAGTCCAGCTGCTCTCAAACAACTAGCTTCCCTAACTAAATCAATGGGAActaaaggaaataaaacaGGATCAGATACTAATTTAAACATGAACGATCCAAACAGCTATAGGAAgacagaaaatttttttgagagGGCCCGGACAACAGCGGCTACTTTAAAAGTACGCAACTCTGAATTTAAAGTTTCCAAAAACTCTAGTTCTTTTAAAAATCCACGTAAACTTGAAATAAAGGATGGCagatcattatttttgagaaacagAGGGAAGATACACAGCGGTGTCTTGAGCTCCATCGAATctgacttgaagaaaagggaACAGACGGGcagaaataagaaaagttgGTTAAATAGGTTGAATAATTGGCTATTTGGATGGAACGATCTATAA
- the RIM13 gene encoding Rim13p (similar to Saccharomyces cerevisiae RIM13 (YMR154C); ancestral locus Anc_2.367): MNDWHEFNSAIKSLYCNAKDDSSSVINRLVDLAMKSDDSTFIKAVLVLKEKISKIDKQSRFLWLTSTVDSNFYPPIPISEASPQSWNDIESCTHGSEELQKRYPSRALLQNEEEYTGGIEQCRDVSDCSLVASLINLRAQGLKLPPIKQISSTKYQVNLCFNGSDKRLITVDITQIPTSINGKQLSLRSNNISDKISEIAVLLISQSTYSTNGSNICIDTFYLSGFLPEITKVDKYPFEKLWKFFESSLCLIGVGTGDCSNELINPLVANHDYSVIDIDYESRLFKLRDPMNSKLNVEISYEQYLNNFKQLYLNWNHDRIFKYSQALHFRYDTLRYNEFSTIAGKPLFHIKNDSKVTETIWLLLESHLLNEKGGRGRLIFFMNEAPESIAYPIEPPLNHDATYIGLQLVKLKLDSGAEKLLYCHSTTNNNFSIHLFSVVKEISFQKLKDINSLVTNAVFSFPYDTDKRTSFDTCNFFRNPTFELEIHSIENYQVLIDATCVSTSTHDLINIQVYYLNDHELMKPIMFDNHYQPGQSLKQDVPILTNTKYMIVCSTYGLPSSLKFQLTASIRLSSSRRSISGINLRSVNMIYGSYPYQCYGRFHWKKPSNKLKVMIDLPLRKYSTNKLFIRIVPVESSEKIRLRCNIFDPESFICVYECRKYRNCPPGGIVIPDLEISRISTVVLMIEKNVPISNKETIEGHLDELELYVGSNQKIRVEKYSVDVIPK; encoded by the coding sequence ATGAACGATTGGCATGAGTTCAATTCTGCGATAAAGTCATTATATTGTAATGCAAAAGATGATTCAAGCAGTGTAATTAACAGATTGGTGGATTTGGCTATGAAAAGTGATGATTCCACCTTTATCAAGGCCGTTCTagttttaaaagaaaaaatatcaaaaatagaCAAACAATCAAGATTCTTGTGGCTTACTTCAACGGTCGATTCTAATTTTTATCCCCCTATACCTATTTCTGAAGCCTCGCCACAATCTTGGAACGATATTGAATCCTGCACACATGGCAGCGAAGAATTACAAAAGCGTTATCCAAGTAGAGCTCTATTACAGAACGAAGAAGAGTATACGGGTGGAATAGAACAATGCCGAGATGTATCGGATTGCTCGCTTGTGGCTTCTCTGATTAATCTCAGGGCTCAGGGCTTAAAACTTCCTCCAATCAAACAGATATCATCAACTAAGTACCAAGTTAATCTATGTTTTAATGGAAGCGATAAGAGGCTAATAACAGTAGATATTACCCAGATTCCAACTTCAATAAATGGTAAGCAACTTTCATTAAGAAGCAACAATATTTCAGATAAGATTAGTGAGATCGCAGTATTGCTTATTTCCCAAAGTACATATTCAACGAATGGCTCCAATATATGTATAGATACATTCTACTTGAGCGGCTTCCTACCAGAGATAACAAAGGTAGACAAATATCCTTTTGAGAAATTATGGAAGTTCTTTGAATCTAGTTTATGTCTGATAGGCGTTGGTACTGGAGATTGCTCTAATGAATTGATAAATCCGTTGGTCGCGAACCATGATTACTCCGTAATTGACATCGACTACGAGTCTAGACTTTTTAAATTACGAGACCCAATGAACTCAAAACTAAATGTCGAAATTAGCTATGAACAATATTTGAATAACTTCAAACAATTGTACCTTAATTGGAACCATGATAGAATATTCAAATATTCTCAGGCACTTCATTTTCGGTACGACACTTTACGTTACAATGAATTTTCTACTATTGCAGGTAAGCCTTTATTTCACATTAAAAATGATTCTAAAGTAACGGAAACAATATGGTTACTGCTTGAATCGCATTTGCTAAATGAAAAGGGGGGAAGAGGGCgtttaattttctttatgaATGAAGCCCCCGAAAGCATAGCTTACCCAATTGAACCACCACTAAATCATGATGCTACTTATATTGGATTGCAACTGGTAAAGTTGAAATTGGATTCTGGTGCTGAAAAGTTATTATATTGTCATTCAACAACTAACAATAACTTCAGTATTCATTTGTTCTCAGTGGTAAAGGAAatatcttttcaaaaactgaAAGATATAAACAGCCTAGTTACCAATGCAgtcttttctttcccttATGATACTGATAAAAGAACCTCTTTCGATACCTGCAACTTTTTTCGGAATCCTACTTTTGAACTGGAAATTCACTCGATAGAGAACTATCAAGTTTTAATCGACGCCACATGTGTCTCAACTAGCACACATGATTTGATTAACATTCAGGTATATTACTTGAACGATCATGAACTGATGAAGCCAATAATGTTTGACAATCATTATCAGCCTGGACAAAGTCTTAAACAAGATGTACCCATCTTAACTAATACTAAATACATGATTGTCTGCTCTACTTATGGCCTTCCATCTTCCTTAAAATTTCAATTAACGGCCTCGATACGtttgtcttcttcaagGAGATCAATATCTGGAATAAATTTACGTAGTGTGAATATGATTTACGGTTCTTATCCATATCAGTGTTACGGAAGGTTTCATTGGAAAAAACCCTCCAATAAATTAAAAGTTATGATAGATTTGCCACTCAGAAAGTATTCGACAAACAAACTATTTATCCGTATAGTGCCTGTCGAATCATCGGAAAAAATAAGACTACGATGTAATATCTTTGATCCAGAGTCATTTATCTGTGTATATGAATGTCGAAAATATAGAAATTGTCCGCCTGGGGGTATCGTTATACCAGATTTGGAAATATCTCGTATTAGCACTGTTGTATTGatgatagaaaaaaatgtaccTATTTCCAATAAGGAAACTATTGAAGGCCATTTGGATGAATTGGAGCTATATGTTGGGTctaatcaaaaaataagagttgaaaaatacTCGGTTGATGTAATACCGAAATAA
- the SMKI13G2760 gene encoding uncharacterized protein (similar to Saccharomyces cerevisiae YMR155W; ancestral locus Anc_2.363), translating to MGDMNHFDHFKSFIGGNVVALGAGTPYLYSFYAPQLLSKCRIPVSASGKLSFSLTIGSSLMGILAGIVVDRSPKLSCLIGSVCVFIAYWILNLCYKHEWSSTFLISFSLILIGYGSVSGFYASVKCANTNFPQHRGTAGAFPVSLYGLSGMVFSYLCSKLFGEDIEHVFVFLMATCGSMILVGYFSLDIVSDNEGDDASIKEWELQKSREADDIIVPLYDDSSDYIGPLVRSSSPATYENYALSNNFQETSDFFGLGDRQLSNRPLLSPSCPRVKYNFEGEVTIESAMEVNSTQKSMRSHVLQSLKSPTFICYYVVLGLLQGVGLMYIYSVGFMIQAQVSSPPLDQLPINAEKIQSLQVTLLSLLSFCGRLSSGPISDYLVKKFKAQRLWNIVIASLLIFLASSKITKDFSNIEDHSLRASKSFKNISVCSAIFGYSFGVLFGTFPSIVADKFGTNGYSTLWGVLTTGGLFSVSIFTGILGRDFKANTVDDDKSCKRGVLCYSYTFTVTKYCATFTALFVFVIIGYTCYRRMTTVNSM from the coding sequence ATGGGCGATATGAATCACTTTGACCACTTTAAAAGTTTCATTGGAGGTAATGTGGTTGCCCTTGGAGCTGGAACACCTTATCTTTATTCATTTTATGCTCCTCAGCTACTGAGCAAATGTCGCATTCCCGTGTCTGCCTCAGGTAAGCTCTCCTTCTCTCTGACAATAGGAAGCTCATTAATGGGCATTTTAGCAGGAATAGTTGTTGATCGAAGCCCTAAACTATCCTGTCTAATTGGATCTGTATGTGTTTTCATTGCGTATtggattttgaatttgtgCTATAAGCACGAATGGTCTAGCACTTTTCTCATATCATTCAGCTTAATATTGATTGGTTATGGTTCTGTTTCAGGATTTTATGCTTCTGTGAAATGTGCAAATACAAATTTTCCTCAACATAGAGGCACTGCTGGGGCGTTTCCTGTATCACTGTATGGTTTGTCAGGCATGGTGTTTTCGTATCTCTGTTCAAAGTTATTCGGTGAAGACATTGAACACGTATTTGTGTTTTTAATGGCTACTTGTGGAAGTATGATTTTAGTTGGCTATTTCTCGCTAGATATAGTTTCTGATAATGAAGGTGATGACGCTAGCATTAAAGAGTGGGAACTTCAAAAAAGCAGGGAAGCAGATGATATCATAGTACCGTTATATGATGATAGTAGTGACTATATAGGCCCACTTGTACGTTCGTCATCACCTGCCACCTATGAAAATTACGCATTGTCAaacaattttcaagaaacctCAGATTTCTTTGGGCTTGGCGATAGACAGTTATCAAATCGACCATTGTTATCACCTTCCTGCCCACGCGTTAAGTACAATTTCGAAGGTGAGGTCACTATTGAAAGCGCAATGGAAGTAAATAGTACACAGAAAAGTATGAGATCCCATGTACTTCAAAGTTTGAAGTCCCCAACCTTCATCTGTTATTACGTGGTACTAGGCCTACTTCAAGGCGTCGGTTTAATGTACATATACTCTGTGGGATTTATGATACAAGCACAGGTGTCTTCTCCACCTTTAGATCAGTTACCAATCAATGCGGAAAAGATCCAATCATTACAAGTAACTCTTCTGTCccttctttcattttgcGGTAGATTATCATCCGGGCCTATATCCGATTATTTagtcaaaaaattcaaagctCAAAGGCTATGGAATATTGTGATAGCGTCTCTACTAATATTTCTAGCCTCAAGTAAAATAACCAAAGACTTCAGCAATATCGAAGATCATTCCTTAAGAGCTTCTAAGTCATTCAAGAATATTTCTGTATGTTCCGCTATTTTCGGTTATTCTTTTGGCGTTTTATTTGGTACTTTTCCCTCAATAGTAGCAGATAAATTTGGTACAAACGGGTATAGCACGTTATGGGGCGTTTTAACAACTGGCGGTCTATTTTCAGTAAGTATTTTTACTGGTATATTAGGTAGGGATTTTAAAGCAAACACagttgatgatgataaaagCTGTAAAAGAGGAGTTCTTTGCTACAGCTATACTTTTACGGTTACAAAGTATTGTGCTACTTTTACTGCCTTATTCGTTTTTGTGATAATTGGTTATACATGCTATCGAAGGATGACAACTGTGAATTCCATGTAG